The Candidatus Zixiibacteriota bacterium genome includes a window with the following:
- the lpxA gene encoding acyl-ACP--UDP-N-acetylglucosamine O-acyltransferase, whose protein sequence is MTMSNIHKTALIANPESIPESAAVGPYSIIEADATIGEDVWIDSHVSIKSGARIGAGCKIFHGAAIAGPPQDLKYAGEKTELIVGANCTIREYVTMNRGTTAHGKSEIGDNCLFMAYSHVAHDCVVGSNVIVANVVEMGGHVEIGDQAIIGGGTVIHQFCHVGEHSMIGGGFRITQDIIPFSMAAGYPLRCLGLNIIGLKRRGFSPNLLSKLKTAFRYLLSKKLKTTDALAKIEQEIEMVPEVKRVVDFIRASERGVIK, encoded by the coding sequence ATTACTATGTCAAACATACACAAAACAGCATTAATAGCAAATCCCGAATCGATACCGGAAAGCGCCGCAGTCGGACCATACTCGATTATCGAGGCTGATGCAACTATTGGCGAAGATGTCTGGATCGATTCCCATGTTTCCATCAAGTCCGGCGCTCGTATTGGAGCGGGCTGTAAGATATTTCACGGAGCCGCTATTGCCGGACCGCCGCAGGATTTAAAATATGCCGGCGAAAAAACAGAATTGATTGTTGGCGCCAACTGCACTATCCGTGAATATGTAACCATGAATCGCGGCACAACTGCTCATGGCAAATCGGAAATCGGCGACAATTGCTTGTTTATGGCCTATTCGCATGTAGCTCACGACTGCGTAGTCGGCTCGAATGTCATTGTCGCCAATGTTGTCGAGATGGGCGGGCATGTCGAGATTGGCGATCAGGCGATAATCGGCGGCGGCACTGTGATTCATCAGTTCTGTCATGTTGGCGAACATAGCATGATAGGCGGCGGTTTCCGAATCACGCAGGATATAATACCTTTTAGCATGGCGGCCGGTTATCCGCTCAGATGTTTAGGACTTAATATAATTGGCCTTAAGCGACGGGGTTTTTCACCCAACCTGTTATCGAAATTGAAAACGGCTTTTCGTTATCTGCTCAGCAAAAAATTGAAAACCACCGATGCCTTAGCCAAAATTGAACAGGAAATAGAAATGGTCCCTGAGGTCAAAC
- a CDS encoding tetratricopeptide repeat protein gives MEQISAKQFVRKLKSLLSYPDRRFTILLGSGCSVSSGIGDASTLVGRWLPKLKGIIEGSEDNYEQWAKEKYPEYEDNNKAIIYSEVMEELFTTPSERQEEIERICGKNTPGFGYAVLAQLMNYKKDGSCCNVVLTTNFDDMVADALYVYTNEKPLVMVHESLVSFVKISRTRPIVIKLHGDARIFPKNTDDETDKLEDKVKSTIQSLLKETGLIFIGYGGNDSSIWDIFEDLPETAPPWGIYWIGKQIPQNRLGELLSARSTFHVNHFDFDELMLLIRSEFKFNHPERTRFDKIYDDYFNKFTKLNSKIKDKLASPEKAALSEAAKDAVSELDEMYKFIFEAIQYEKDNPDKADKIYLEGLKKFPDNPELLTSYANFLYRIRKEHDKAEEYYKRSLKIDPKNAYTLGSYATFLKNIRKDYDKAEEYYKRSLEIEPENANTLGNYAIFLHGIHKEHDKAEEYYERSLEIDPDNANTLGNYALLLKTIRKDYDKAE, from the coding sequence ATGGAACAAATATCAGCAAAGCAATTTGTTAGAAAGCTAAAAAGCTTATTAAGCTATCCAGATAGAAGATTTACAATACTTCTTGGCTCAGGGTGTTCGGTTTCTTCAGGTATAGGCGACGCCAGTACGTTAGTCGGTAGATGGTTGCCAAAGCTAAAAGGAATTATCGAGGGAAGCGAAGATAATTATGAGCAATGGGCAAAGGAAAAATATCCGGAATATGAAGACAACAATAAAGCTATTATCTATAGCGAAGTGATGGAGGAACTATTTACAACACCATCAGAAAGACAAGAAGAAATTGAAAGAATATGTGGTAAAAACACGCCCGGATTCGGATATGCCGTATTAGCTCAATTAATGAATTACAAAAAAGATGGTAGTTGTTGTAATGTTGTATTAACGACAAATTTCGATGATATGGTTGCTGATGCTTTGTATGTTTATACTAATGAAAAACCTTTGGTTATGGTTCATGAATCGCTAGTTAGTTTCGTTAAAATTAGCAGAACACGACCTATAGTAATTAAATTACATGGAGATGCTCGAATATTTCCCAAGAACACTGATGACGAAACAGATAAACTTGAGGATAAAGTAAAATCGACAATTCAAAGTTTATTAAAAGAAACGGGATTAATTTTTATTGGTTATGGGGGAAATGACTCAAGCATTTGGGATATTTTTGAAGACCTTCCGGAAACTGCACCACCATGGGGTATCTATTGGATAGGAAAACAAATACCCCAAAATAGACTAGGGGAACTACTATCAGCAAGAAGTACTTTTCATGTTAATCATTTTGATTTTGATGAATTAATGCTTTTAATAAGAAGCGAATTTAAATTTAATCATCCGGAGAGAACGAGATTTGATAAAATTTATGACGATTATTTTAATAAATTTACAAAATTGAATAGCAAAATTAAAGATAAACTTGCTTCTCCAGAAAAAGCAGCATTATCTGAAGCCGCTAAGGATGCGGTAAGTGAACTTGATGAAATGTATAAATTCATATTTGAAGCTATTCAATATGAAAAAGACAATCCTGATAAAGCAGATAAAATATACTTGGAAGGATTAAAGAAATTTCCCGATAATCCTGAACTTCTCACCAGCTATGCTAATTTCCTTTATAGAATTCGCAAAGAACATGATAAGGCAGAAGAGTATTATAAGCGTTCATTAAAAATCGATCCTAAAAATGCATATACTCTTGGCAGCTATGCTACTTTCCTTAAAAACATTCGCAAAGATTATGATAAGGCAGAAGAATATTATAAGCGTTCATTAGAAATAGAACCTGAAAATGCAAATACTCTTGGCAACTATGCTATTTTCCTTCATGGCATTCACAAAGAACATGACAAGGCAGAAGAGTATTATGAGCGTTCTTTAGAAATCGATCCTGATAATGCAAATACTCTTGGCAACTATGCTCTTTTACTTAAAACCATACGCAAAGATTATGATAAGGCAGAAGA